One segment of Chrysiogenia bacterium DNA contains the following:
- the mnmA gene encoding tRNA 2-thiouridine(34) synthase MnmA codes for MSSKGKVLVAMSGGVDSSVAAALLSEQGYEVIGLTMRLADALPAEDRGPRSCCSVEDVGDARTVADRLGIPFYAGYYKDAFQKHVIDYFVESYKKGLTPNPCAKCNEHLKFDLLIQRADELGCDFLATGHYARIDRSGEKPALLRGLDSDKDQSYFLFTMSEAALERTLFPVGELPKNEVRALADRFELPVASKPDSQEICFIPDAGYVPFVEERIGEANPGKFVDTSGNVIGEHRGIHAYTIGQRRGLGLGGMSEPHFVIRIDADRNEVVVGPASELHAPAIQVGIAALASGLPPEFDAQVQIRYRHEPVPAHITLSESGKALVRFEEPEQAATPGQAAVFYDGERVLGGGWIEEVLP; via the coding sequence ATGAGCAGCAAGGGAAAAGTACTGGTCGCCATGAGCGGCGGCGTCGACTCTTCAGTCGCGGCGGCCCTTCTTTCGGAGCAGGGCTACGAGGTGATCGGTCTGACCATGCGGCTGGCCGACGCGTTGCCGGCCGAGGACCGCGGCCCTCGCTCGTGCTGCTCGGTCGAGGACGTGGGCGATGCGCGCACCGTGGCCGACCGCCTGGGGATTCCCTTTTATGCGGGCTACTACAAGGATGCCTTTCAGAAGCACGTGATCGACTACTTTGTCGAGAGCTACAAGAAGGGCCTCACCCCCAACCCCTGTGCCAAGTGCAACGAGCACCTCAAGTTCGATCTTCTGATTCAGCGCGCCGATGAGCTGGGCTGCGACTTTCTGGCAACCGGTCACTACGCGCGCATCGATCGCAGCGGTGAGAAGCCGGCGCTGCTGCGCGGGCTCGACTCCGACAAGGACCAGTCTTATTTTCTGTTCACCATGAGCGAGGCAGCGCTCGAGCGCACGCTCTTCCCCGTGGGCGAGCTGCCCAAGAACGAAGTGCGGGCACTGGCCGACAGGTTTGAATTGCCCGTGGCGAGCAAGCCCGACTCCCAGGAAATCTGTTTCATTCCCGACGCAGGCTACGTGCCCTTTGTCGAGGAGCGCATTGGTGAAGCCAATCCCGGCAAGTTCGTCGATACCAGCGGCAACGTCATCGGCGAGCACCGCGGCATTCATGCCTACACCATCGGCCAGCGCCGCGGTCTGGGCCTTGGCGGGATGAGCGAGCCCCACTTCGTCATCCGCATCGATGCCGATCGCAACGAAGTCGTCGTCGGCCCGGCCAGCGAGCTGCACGCGCCGGCCATCCAGGTGGGCATCGCCGCGCTGGCTTCGGGACTGCCGCCGGAATTCGACGCGCAGGTGCAGATCCGCTATCGCCACGAGCCGGTGCCCGCCCACATCACGCTGAGCGAATCGGGCAAGGCACTCGTGCGTTTCGAAGAACCCGAGCAAGCAGCCACCCCCGGACAGGCAGCCGTGTTCTACGACGGCGAGCGCGTGCTCGGCGGCGGATGGATCGAGGAAGTGCTTCCATGA
- the rnc gene encoding ribonuclease III, whose amino-acid sequence MSKSSPISATQRKAIEKATGYKFRSLKLLVQALTHRSWRNERIQRGEAEDLETNERLEFLGDAVLDLAITAELLKVFPEKPEGELSKLRAALVQEKSLAQVAKELGLQDYILLGEAEDRAGGRKKPSILADAYEALLGAIYLDSGMRRASAVIQEHFGKRLTAPSLARRVTDHKTRLQERTQQLWKKAPHYRTATVTGPDHRRIFEVEVVINGEVIGAGQAGSKKEAGQKAARMGLKTLKERTAE is encoded by the coding sequence ATGAGCAAATCCTCCCCCATCAGCGCCACGCAGCGCAAGGCCATTGAAAAAGCGACCGGTTACAAGTTCCGCAGCCTCAAGCTGCTGGTGCAGGCACTGACCCATCGTTCCTGGCGCAACGAGCGCATCCAGCGCGGCGAGGCCGAGGATCTCGAGACCAACGAGCGCCTGGAGTTTCTGGGCGATGCGGTGCTCGACCTGGCCATCACGGCCGAGCTGCTCAAGGTGTTTCCCGAAAAACCCGAGGGCGAGCTCTCCAAGCTGCGCGCGGCGCTGGTGCAGGAAAAGAGCCTGGCGCAGGTGGCCAAGGAACTGGGCCTGCAGGACTACATCCTGCTGGGCGAAGCCGAGGACCGCGCCGGCGGGCGGAAAAAGCCCTCCATCCTGGCCGATGCCTACGAGGCGCTGCTCGGCGCGATTTATCTCGACAGCGGGATGCGCCGCGCCAGCGCGGTCATTCAGGAACACTTTGGCAAGCGACTGACCGCGCCCTCGCTGGCGCGCCGCGTGACCGATCACAAGACCCGCCTGCAGGAGCGTACCCAGCAGCTCTGGAAGAAGGCGCCCCACTACCGCACCGCCACCGTGACGGGGCCCGACCACCGCCGCATCTTTGAAGTCGAAGTGGTCATCAACGGCGAAGTCATTGGCGCCGGCCAGGCGGGATCGAAAAAAGAAGCCGGCCAGAAGGCCGCGCGCATGGGGCTCAAGACCCTGAAAGAGAGAACCGCCGAGTGA
- the era gene encoding GTPase Era has translation MSAFHSGYVALIGRPNAGKSTLLNAILGEKLAIVTPKPQTTRQQVRGIHTGADFQMVFVDTPGYHDSKVPLNQTMVESAMHAARDADVVLYLFDATLGITKEDRAAVDVIKTFDKPMLCLLNKIDKVEKPSLLPLMEKIATLADWREIIPICATRGKGLDIILEKLRALLPEGPAYFPSDQLSDTNERFRASEIIREKVFQILGQELPYSTAVEIENFEELPKLNRVAARVHVERDSQKGIVVGKGGRTLKEIGTRARKELEELWGKKVFLELFVDVRKDWTRDPRYLKEFGYEGN, from the coding sequence GTGAGCGCATTCCATTCCGGCTACGTCGCCCTGATCGGCCGCCCCAACGCGGGCAAGAGCACCCTGCTCAACGCCATCCTCGGCGAGAAGCTGGCCATCGTCACGCCCAAGCCCCAGACCACGCGCCAGCAGGTGCGTGGCATCCACACAGGCGCGGACTTCCAGATGGTCTTTGTCGACACGCCCGGCTACCACGATTCGAAGGTGCCACTCAATCAGACGATGGTCGAATCGGCCATGCACGCCGCACGCGATGCCGATGTGGTGCTCTACCTCTTCGATGCGACGCTGGGAATTACAAAAGAGGACCGCGCCGCCGTCGATGTCATCAAGACATTCGACAAGCCGATGCTGTGCCTGCTCAACAAGATCGACAAGGTTGAAAAACCCTCGTTGCTGCCGCTGATGGAGAAAATCGCGACGCTGGCCGACTGGCGCGAGATCATCCCCATCTGTGCCACCCGCGGCAAGGGGCTCGACATCATTCTCGAAAAGCTACGCGCCCTGCTCCCCGAAGGCCCCGCGTATTTTCCCTCCGACCAGCTCTCGGACACCAACGAGCGCTTTCGCGCCTCGGAGATCATTCGCGAAAAAGTCTTCCAGATTCTGGGACAGGAACTGCCCTACTCCACCGCGGTGGAGATCGAAAATTTCGAAGAACTGCCCAAGCTCAACCGCGTGGCTGCGCGCGTCCACGTCGAGCGCGACTCCCAAAAAGGCATCGTCGTCGGCAAAGGCGGCCGCACGCTCAAGGAAATCGGCACCCGCGCACGCAAGGAGCTCGAAGAACTCTGGGGGAAGAAGGTCTTTCTCGAACTCTTCGTCGACGTCCGCAAGGACTGGACCAGAGATCCGCGCTACCTGAAGGAGTTCGGCTACGAGGGCAACTAG